The DNA window GGGGATCGCCCACAGCATCGGAGGGGCGGTCGTCATGGCGGTGCTGGCATGGGCCGGCATCACGCTGGCGAGCCTCGCCGGGGCGATCCCAGCTGCCCTTTTGGCACCGGCTGGCACCGTCGCATTCGCCGCCGTCCTCGGAGGGACATTCCTGCATATCGGGCTTGACTGGCTTGCCTGCCCGGGGATACCCCTCTGTGTGCCATTCTCGGATACGAAGTACACGGCCGGCATCCTCCCCGGGCCGAGCATTCTTCTCGCAGCGGTCAGCATCTTCATCCTGATCTGGATGGGGCTGGGGGTGATCGATCTTCCGACCATGATCCTCCCCTACGTGGCGATCATCTGCGCATTTCTTGCGGTCCGTTTCGCGGCGTTCTGTGGTGTCCGGGTGGTCTTCCGGGCAGACCTGAGTGGGATCCGGCGGGCCGTGCCGATGGTCAGCCCCTTCCGGTGGCTGCTGATCGGTGAGACGCCGGAGACATGGACGGTGCGGGAGTACCGGGCCCTGCTGGGGACGCCGGAGCCCACAGTATTTCTGAAGTACCGGAACACGACGGCAGCGGCGGTCGCACCCTACCTCGTCGACCCGGCGGTCAGGCGGGTCCGGTACCATTCGTACATCACGACGGTTACGCAGGAGGGGGCCGGCCTGGTCGTCGTCGACCCGCTGCGCAAGGCCGGGCTGATCTTCTATCCCCCGTACTTCACCGAGGTCCGGATTCCCCTGTAGGAAGTTAGGTCTCCTTCGCGGATAGTATGCGGCCTTAAAAGAACTGGCGAGAGAATATTGATATGAGAATACTGAGATTATG is part of the Methanosphaerula palustris E1-9c genome and encodes:
- a CDS encoding metal-dependent hydrolase, translated to MDSLTHALTAAVLAYALGLPQLLPFMVLGAVIIDADAFFSRVSDSDPRLYLFTHGGIAHSIGGAVVMAVLAWAGITLASLAGAIPAALLAPAGTVAFAAVLGGTFLHIGLDWLACPGIPLCVPFSDTKYTAGILPGPSILLAAVSIFILIWMGLGVIDLPTMILPYVAIICAFLAVRFAAFCGVRVVFRADLSGIRRAVPMVSPFRWLLIGETPETWTVREYRALLGTPEPTVFLKYRNTTAAAVAPYLVDPAVRRVRYHSYITTVTQEGAGLVVVDPLRKAGLIFYPPYFTEVRIPL